One part of the Mobula birostris isolate sMobBir1 chromosome 17, sMobBir1.hap1, whole genome shotgun sequence genome encodes these proteins:
- the LOC140211461 gene encoding small ribosomal subunit protein eS27-like, whose amino-acid sequence MVVKCPGCYKITTVFSHAQTVVLCVGCPTLLCQPTGGTARLTEGCSFWRKQHRSENCRLRRRMGRLGHFQSWVLGSRATLLYFLCTRASAWECRC is encoded by the coding sequence ATGGTTGTCAAGTGCCCTGGCTGCTACAAGATCACCACTGTTTTCAGCCACGCCCAGACTGTAGTGTTGTGTGTGGGATGTCCTACTCTTCTCTGTCAGCCTACAGGAGGAACAGCAAGGCTAACAGAAGGCTGTTCTTTCTGGAGAAAGCAACACCGAAGTGAAAATTGCCGTTTGAGGAGGAGGATGGGCAGGCTGGGCCACTTCCAGAGCTGGGTGTTGGGATCCAGAGCGACACTGCTTTACTTTCTTTGCACCCGGGCATCAGCCTGGGAGTGTCGCTGCTGA